Below is a genomic region from Parageobacillus toebii NBRC 107807.
AAACATGAAGTAAAAACAATTTTAACGCGCGCTGGTGAGAAAAGTAAAATCATTTTAATGGGAGATCCGGAACAGATTGATCATCCGTATTTGGACGAATATAATAATGGATTAACATACGTCGTTGAAAAATTTAAAGATCAAAAAATTGCCGGGCATGTCCGTCTTGTAAAAGGAGAGCGTTCCGCATTAGCGCAGCTTGCTGCTGATATATTGTAAAAAAAGCTGGATGTCCCATCAGTTGGGACATCCAGCGTTAACGGACAATGAAGCGGCGTATATGAGTAATTGGTGTTTTGCGATTGGAACCGTCGCCAAAATAAAAATGAACTGGCCCATCTTCTCTTAACGGTTTTCCATCTTTGGAAAAGCCGAGAATTGCCTTATAAGCTTGTTCGAGCGAAACGGTTACTTCATTATGTTCAGTCACAATGGTCAGTTCCTTTGCATCCGGGAGCGGTTCGGCATTTTGCAAAAATGGAGCAAGCGGCATTGCAAATGTTCCTGTAATAATTTTTTCTTTTAAGTAACGTTTTTCTGTCTTCAATGTCGGTGGAAAAACGGCACCTTCTTGAATTTCCCGATCCCAAAAAGCAGATAGTTTTTTGATTTCCTCTTCTTCTTCCTGTTGCTCGTTTTGAAGTTGTTCATGAGATGGTTTCAAGAAATATGTGTTCAAATCTATTTTGCGGTCATCAAAAATCCATACCCCTGGATCGAGTGTGATCGTAAATTTTACATTCCCTGTTATCAGAATAATATCCCTCATTTTCCATCCTCTCCTCTACATCAGCTGCTGTTTTTAGTATAATGGTTAATGGATAGTTTGTCATGCGTCAGGTGTCTGGATATGTCTCTTTTTTCGCCAAAGCCTGGTGATCATTGCATAAATGCGGCTTCACTTGGCGTATATCGTATTTGTTTGTTATAAGCGCTGACAAGTGTTTCAACTTGCAAAATTGTGTATTTCACGTTAAGATTTAAAGAAGGATTAGGGGAGAACGGAGGGATGGATGTGACAGATGATGCCATTAACTATCGTGAAAAAGCGTACGCGCTTCTTCAAGCAGACGCGGATAAAATTGTAAAACTCATTCAAGTACAAATGGATAACTTGACAATGCCAAAATGTCCACTCTATGAAGAAGTACTTGATACCCAAATGTTTGGTTTATCGCGGGAGATTGATTTTGCGGTCCGTCTCGGGCTTGTGGATGAGAAGGAAGGGAAGGCGCTGCTTGACCGATTAGAGCGGGAACTTTCGGCGCTTCATGAGGCTGTGACAAAAAAGCGCGTACGATAAAAATAAATGCTAACTCAAACGGTTGAAAGGTGCAATCGTTTGAGTTTTTCTGTTTTTTAGAAGGAAAACAATGTTTGAATACGAATCATTTTAATATAATAACTATTCATCATGATTAAACATCTATACTAGCGAATAAGGAAGAGGAATGATGGATAAGGAATTAATCAAAAAGATTATGAAATGTTACGATTATCCGCTTATTATTGCAGTCGTTATGCTTTCGCTATTTGGATTGATTATGGTATATAGTTCAAGCATGATTTCCGCCGTTATACGCTTTGAAGTGCCAAGCGACTATTTTTATCAGCGGCAAAAGTTATGGCTCATTGTATCATTTATTTGTTTTTTCGTTACGCTTATTGTCCCGTATAAAGTATGGGCGAATGAAAAATTGGTAAAAGTGATCTTTTTTGGATCGCCGCTGATGCTAACAGCAGTTGCTTTTCTAGGCCATACCGCAAATAACGCAACAAGCTGGTTTCGAATCGGGGCGTTAAGCTTGCAACCGGCGGAGCTTGTGAAACTGGGATTAATTGTTTACTTGGCAGCGGTATTTGCGAACAAACAAAAAAGACTGGCGGAGTCTGTTAAAAGTAATTTATTTCCAATTTACTATACGTTATTTATTTGTTTTTTAATCGCCATTCAGCCTGATTTTGGTACGGCGATGATTGTAATGGCGATCGCTGCTTGTTTAATTTTTTCGTCAGGATTGAGACTTCGCTTATTGTTTAAGCAGTTGTTATTTTTTATCCTTGTTATTGCATTGGCGTCTCCAATTATTTTTCCTCTTTTCGGTGATAAAATTTTTTCAGAAGAGCGAATGTCACGGATTTATAGTTTTTTAGATCCGTTTAAATATGCCAATGACGAAGGTTTTCAGCTTGTTAATTCCTATTTGGCAATTGGATTAGGAGGAATAAAAGGATTAGGGCTTGGAAAAAGCATTCAAAAATATGGCTATTTACCTGAGTCGCACACCGATTTTATTATGTCCATTATTGCCGAAGAACTAGGGCTTTTTGGGGTAACATTTACATTAGGTATTTTAGCTTTTATTGTGCTAAGAGGATTATGGATTGCGAGAAAATGCAATGACGCGTTTGGCAGTCTTCTTGCGATCGGAATTTCTGCCATGATTGGCATTCAAACGTTTATTAATGTTGGTGGTGTGACAGGAGTGATACCAATTACTGGAGTTCCATTGCCGCTTGTTAGTTATGGAGGTTCCTCGCTCATGATATTTATGACCTCCCTTGGAGTGCTTGTCAATGTATCGATGTTTACGAAATACGAACAAAGTTATAAACGAAAGGGAAAAAACGTGAAAAAATTGCAAGAAAGAGGTCTGACTTTTTAGAAAAGATATTTACAAAAAGGGAAAACCATTATAGTTTTATTAGAAAGGAGGAGAAGATAGACTATGAAAACGCGTCGAATTGACAAAGTACTTGTCGCAAACCGTGGAGAAATCGCCATTCGTGTCTTCCGTGCCTGCACAGAGCTAGGCATTCGCACCGTTGCTATTTACTCGAAGGAAGACACTGGCTCTTATCATCGCTATAAAGCGGATGAAGCATATTTAGTCGGCGAAGGAAAAAAGCCGATTGAAGCGTATTTAGATATCGAAGGGATTATTGAAATTGCCAAAGCTCACGATGTCGATGCGATTCATCCGGGATATGGTTTTCTTTCGGAGAATATTCAATTTGCCAAACGATGCAGAGAAGAAGGAATTATTTTTATCGGTCCGAATGAAGAGCATTTAGATATGTTTGGCGATAAAGTGAAAGCACGTCATCAAGCGGAATTAGCGGGAATTCCAGTCATTCCGGGAAGCGATGGACCGGTGCATAGTTTAGAAGAAGTGGTGCGTTTTGCAGAAACATATGGTTACCCGATTATTATTAAAGCTGCCCTAGGAGGCGGCGGACGCGGAATGCGCATCGTTCGCTCTAAATCAGAAGTGAAAGAAGCGTACGAACGAGCAAAATCGGAAGCGAAAGCCGCATTTGGCAGCGATGACGTGTATGTGGAAAAACTAATTGAAAGACCAAAACATATTGAAGTGCAAATTTTAGGCGATTATGAAGGGAATATTGTCCATCTTTATGAACGTGACTGCTCTGTACAGCGCCGTCATCAAAAAGTGGTGGAAGTGGCGCCGAGCGTCTCGCTATCGGATGAATTGCGGCAGAGAATATGTGAAGCTGCGGTCAAACTCATGAAAAATGTAGGGTATGTGAACGCGGGAACGGTAGAGTTTCTCGTGTCTGGCAACGACTTTTATTTCATCGAAGTCAATCCGCGCATTCAAGTGGAACATACGATTACGGAAATGATCACCGGAATCGATATTGTCCAATCGCAAATTTTGATCGCCGATGGCTATTCGCTTCATAGCAAAGAAGTCGGCATTCCGAAACAAGAAGATATTCGCATTAACGGGTATGCGATTCAATCTCGTGTAACAACGGAAGACCCGCTTAACAATTTCATGCCGGATACAGGAAAGATTATGGCGTATCGTTCCGGCGGCGGGTTTGGCGTGCGCCTAGACGCAGGCAACGGATTCCAAGGAGCAGTCATCACTCCATATTACGACTCGTTGCTTGTGAAAGTGTCTACATGGGCGCTGACGTTTGAACAAGCCGCAAGGAAAATGTTGCGAAATTTGCGGGAGTTCCGAATCCGTGGAATTAAAACAAATATTCCATTTTTAGAAAATGTCGTGCAACATCCAAAGTTTTTATCAGGAGAATATGACACATCGTTTATTGATACAGCGCCGGAACTGTTTGTGTTCCCGCGCCGAAAAGACCGCGGTACAAAAATGCTGACATATATCGGTACCGTTACAGTAAACGGTTTCCCGGGCATCGGCAAAAAGAAAAAACCAGTTTTTGATAAGCCGCGCATTCCGAAAATAAGCTATAAAGAGCCAATTCCGAGCGGAACGAAACAAATTCTCGATAAACAAGGTGCAGAAGGGCTTGTTAAATGGATTAAGGAACAAGATCGCGTATTATTGACGGATACGACATTCCGCGACGCACATCAATCGCTGCTTGCAACGCGCGTGCGCACAGTCGATTTGGTCCGTATTGCTGAGCCAACGGCGCGCTTATTGCCAAACTTATTCTCGCTAGAGATGTGGGGAGGAGCGACGTTTGACGTTGCTTACCGCTTTTTAAAAGAAGATCCGTGGGACCGCTTGTTAAAATTGCGGGAACGAATTCCAAATATTTTGTTCCAAATGCTATTGCGTTCTGCGAATGCGGTTGGATATAAAAACTATCCAGACAATGTGATTCGTGAATTTGTTGAAAAGTCAGCGCAAGCGGGAATTGATGTGTTCCGCATTTTTGACAGTTTAAACTGGGTAAAAGGAATGACGGTGGCCATTGACGCCGTTCGGCAAACAGGCAAAATCGCTGAAGCGGCCGTTTGTTATACAGGGGATATTTTAGATCCGAGCCGCCCGAAGTATAATCTTGATTATTATAAAGCAATCGCCAAAGAATTGGAGCAAGCGGGAGCACATATTTTGGCCATTAAAGATATGGCTGGCTTATTAAAGCCAGAAGCCGCTTATGTGCTTATTTCTGCTTTGAAAGAGACCGTTGATATTCCGATTCATCTTCATACACACGATACGAGCGGAAATGGCATTTATATGTATGCGAAGGCGATTGAAGCTGGAGTAGATATCGTTGACGTTGCGGTTAGCTCCATGGCAGGCTTAACTTCGCAGCCGAGCGCCAATACACTTTATTACGCTTTAGAAGGAACAAAACGCGCGCCGGAGATGAATATACAAGGACTTGAACAGCTATCTCGTTATTGGGAAGATGTGCGCAAATTTTACCAAGAGTTTGAAAGCGGCATGAACGCTCCGCATACAGAAGTGTAT
It encodes:
- a CDS encoding YlaN family protein, giving the protein MDVTDDAINYREKAYALLQADADKIVKLIQVQMDNLTMPKCPLYEEVLDTQMFGLSREIDFAVRLGLVDEKEGKALLDRLERELSALHEAVTKKRVR
- the pyc gene encoding pyruvate carboxylase; translation: MKTRRIDKVLVANRGEIAIRVFRACTELGIRTVAIYSKEDTGSYHRYKADEAYLVGEGKKPIEAYLDIEGIIEIAKAHDVDAIHPGYGFLSENIQFAKRCREEGIIFIGPNEEHLDMFGDKVKARHQAELAGIPVIPGSDGPVHSLEEVVRFAETYGYPIIIKAALGGGGRGMRIVRSKSEVKEAYERAKSEAKAAFGSDDVYVEKLIERPKHIEVQILGDYEGNIVHLYERDCSVQRRHQKVVEVAPSVSLSDELRQRICEAAVKLMKNVGYVNAGTVEFLVSGNDFYFIEVNPRIQVEHTITEMITGIDIVQSQILIADGYSLHSKEVGIPKQEDIRINGYAIQSRVTTEDPLNNFMPDTGKIMAYRSGGGFGVRLDAGNGFQGAVITPYYDSLLVKVSTWALTFEQAARKMLRNLREFRIRGIKTNIPFLENVVQHPKFLSGEYDTSFIDTAPELFVFPRRKDRGTKMLTYIGTVTVNGFPGIGKKKKPVFDKPRIPKISYKEPIPSGTKQILDKQGAEGLVKWIKEQDRVLLTDTTFRDAHQSLLATRVRTVDLVRIAEPTARLLPNLFSLEMWGGATFDVAYRFLKEDPWDRLLKLRERIPNILFQMLLRSANAVGYKNYPDNVIREFVEKSAQAGIDVFRIFDSLNWVKGMTVAIDAVRQTGKIAEAAVCYTGDILDPSRPKYNLDYYKAIAKELEQAGAHILAIKDMAGLLKPEAAYVLISALKETVDIPIHLHTHDTSGNGIYMYAKAIEAGVDIVDVAVSSMAGLTSQPSANTLYYALEGTKRAPEMNIQGLEQLSRYWEDVRKFYQEFESGMNAPHTEVYMHEMPGGQYSNLQQQAKAVGLGDRWDEVKEMYRRVNDMFGDIVKVTPSSKVVGDMALYMVQNNLTEQDVFERGETLDFPDSVVEFFEGYLGQPYGGFPKELQRIILKGREPITVRPGELLEPVDFDKLREELYHALDREVTDFDVLAYALYPKVFLEYAETVKKYGDISVLDTPTFLYGMRLGEEIEVEIEKGKTLIVKLVSIGQPQADGTRVVYFELNGQPREVIIRDESIKSAVVERIKADRTNPNHIAATMPGTVVKVLVEKGEKVNKGDHLMITEAMKMETTVQAPFAGIIKDIYVKNGDAIQAGDLLIELTK
- a CDS encoding FtsW/RodA/SpoVE family cell cycle protein, whose amino-acid sequence is MDKELIKKIMKCYDYPLIIAVVMLSLFGLIMVYSSSMISAVIRFEVPSDYFYQRQKLWLIVSFICFFVTLIVPYKVWANEKLVKVIFFGSPLMLTAVAFLGHTANNATSWFRIGALSLQPAELVKLGLIVYLAAVFANKQKRLAESVKSNLFPIYYTLFICFLIAIQPDFGTAMIVMAIAACLIFSSGLRLRLLFKQLLFFILVIALASPIIFPLFGDKIFSEERMSRIYSFLDPFKYANDEGFQLVNSYLAIGLGGIKGLGLGKSIQKYGYLPESHTDFIMSIIAEELGLFGVTFTLGILAFIVLRGLWIARKCNDAFGSLLAIGISAMIGIQTFINVGGVTGVIPITGVPLPLVSYGGSSLMIFMTSLGVLVNVSMFTKYEQSYKRKGKNVKKLQERGLTF